In Agrobacterium sp. RAC06, a single window of DNA contains:
- the hisA gene encoding 1-(5-phosphoribosyl)-5-[(5-phosphoribosylamino)methylideneamino]imidazole-4-carboxamide isomerase, translating into MILFPAIDLKDGQCVRLKLGDMDQATVYNPDPAAQARAFEDQGFEWLHVVDLNGAFAGESVNGAAVDAILKATKNPVQLGGGIRTLDHIESWLSRGLSRVILGTVAVRDPALVIDACKRFPGKVAVGIDAKGGKVAVEGWAEASELGVIELAERFEGAGVAAIIYTDIDRDGILTGINWASTLELAAAVSIPVIASGGLASIEDIKRMLEPDAKKLEGAISGRALYDGRIDAAEALALIKAARG; encoded by the coding sequence ATGATCCTCTTTCCCGCCATCGACCTCAAGGACGGCCAGTGCGTACGCCTCAAGCTTGGTGATATGGACCAGGCGACCGTTTACAATCCCGATCCGGCCGCTCAGGCGCGCGCTTTCGAAGACCAGGGCTTCGAATGGCTGCATGTCGTCGACTTGAACGGCGCCTTTGCCGGTGAAAGCGTCAATGGCGCTGCCGTCGATGCAATCCTGAAGGCCACGAAGAACCCGGTACAGCTCGGCGGCGGCATCCGCACGCTCGACCACATCGAGAGCTGGCTGTCGCGTGGGCTGTCGAGGGTGATCCTGGGTACGGTTGCCGTGCGTGATCCGGCGCTTGTCATCGACGCCTGCAAGCGCTTCCCCGGCAAGGTCGCCGTCGGCATCGATGCCAAGGGCGGCAAGGTTGCCGTCGAGGGCTGGGCGGAAGCTTCCGAACTCGGCGTAATCGAACTCGCAGAGCGCTTCGAAGGCGCCGGTGTCGCGGCGATCATCTATACCGACATCGACCGCGACGGGATCCTGACCGGGATCAACTGGGCCTCGACGCTGGAGCTGGCCGCTGCCGTTTCGATCCCGGTGATTGCGTCGGGCGGTCTCGCCTCGATCGAAGATATCAAGCGTATGCTTGAACCTGATGCGAAGAAGCTCGAAGGTGCGATTTCCGGGCGCGCGCTTTATGATGGGCGCATCGACGCAGCAGAGGCGCTGGCGCTTATCAAGGCTGCGAGAGGCTGA
- a CDS encoding phosphoribosyl-ATP diphosphatase, with amino-acid sequence MSSFTLADLEVIVDSRAQADPSQSWTAKLVAGGQDKAAKKLGEEAIEAVMAAVRQDRENLVYESADLLYHLMVVLKIADIPLQAVMQELERRTAQTGLSEKASRQDP; translated from the coding sequence ATGAGCAGTTTCACCCTTGCCGATCTCGAAGTCATTGTAGATAGCCGGGCCCAGGCGGATCCAAGCCAATCCTGGACGGCAAAACTCGTGGCAGGCGGCCAGGACAAGGCTGCAAAAAAGCTCGGCGAAGAGGCGATCGAGGCTGTGATGGCCGCGGTCAGGCAAGACCGCGAGAACCTCGTCTACGAGAGCGCGGACCTCCTTTATCACCTGATGGTCGTATTGAAAATTGCGGACATCCCTTTACAAGCAGTAATGCAGGAACTTGAGCGCCGCACTGCTCAGACAGGCCTGAGCGAGAAGGCCAGTCGGCAGGATCCATGA
- the hisB gene encoding imidazoleglycerol-phosphate dehydratase HisB, whose amino-acid sequence MAERKGEVSRKTNETSVSVSVHIDGTGTGKISTGVGFFDHMLDQLCRHSLIDMNIDVKGDLHIDDHHTVEDTGIALGQAISKALGDRKGITRYASIDLAMDETMTKAAIDVSGRPFLVWNVAFSAPKIGTFDTELVREFFQALAQNAGITLHVLNHYGANNHHIAETCFKAVARALRTATEVDPRQANRIPSTKGTLV is encoded by the coding sequence ATGGCAGAGCGTAAAGGCGAAGTTTCCCGCAAAACCAACGAAACCTCGGTCTCGGTTTCCGTCCATATTGACGGCACCGGCACGGGCAAGATTTCGACGGGCGTGGGCTTCTTCGACCATATGCTCGACCAGCTCTGCCGCCACTCGCTGATCGACATGAACATCGATGTGAAGGGCGACCTGCATATCGACGATCACCACACCGTCGAGGATACGGGCATCGCGCTCGGCCAGGCGATTTCCAAGGCGCTTGGCGACCGCAAGGGTATCACGCGTTATGCCTCGATCGATCTTGCCATGGACGAGACGATGACCAAGGCGGCCATCGACGTCTCCGGCCGTCCGTTCCTGGTCTGGAACGTCGCTTTCAGCGCGCCAAAGATCGGCACCTTTGACACCGAACTGGTGCGCGAATTCTTCCAGGCTCTTGCCCAGAACGCCGGGATTACGCTGCATGTGCTGAACCATTACGGCGCGAACAACCATCATATCGCCGAGACCTGCTTCAAGGCGGTCGCGCGGGCGCTTCGGACGGCAACCGAAGTTGATCCGCGGCAGGCAAACCGTATCCCCTCCACCAAGGGCACCCTGGTTTAA
- the coaA gene encoding type I pantothenate kinase, whose translation MTIAMRDPETPDVLDHFQANGYSPYHFFDSEEWAHFRADTPLTLTADEVHRLRSIDDPIDLNEVRRIYLSLSRLLSSHVESSQLLFEQRNRFLSLSDVFKTPFVIGIAGSVAVGKSTTARVLKELLARWPSSPKVDLVTTDGFLYPNAHLVKNGILNRKGFPESYDIGALLRFLSAIKAGLPNVKAPSYSHLTYDVLPNEHRVIDRPDILIFEGINVLQSRNLPADGKIVPMVSDFFDFSIYIDADENATHRWYVDRFMKLRQTAFRDPNSYFHRYATISEDEAKEIAEGLWTNINLKNLRENILPTRPRADLILRKGDNHLVETVALRKL comes from the coding sequence ATGACGATAGCTATGCGGGACCCCGAAACGCCAGACGTCCTCGACCATTTCCAGGCGAACGGCTATTCCCCCTATCACTTCTTCGATTCCGAAGAATGGGCGCATTTCCGCGCCGATACGCCGCTGACCCTGACAGCTGACGAGGTTCACCGGCTCCGCTCGATCGATGATCCGATCGATCTCAATGAAGTCCGGCGGATCTATCTGTCGCTCTCGCGCCTGTTGTCTTCACATGTAGAATCCTCGCAGCTGTTGTTCGAGCAGCGCAACCGCTTCCTCAGCCTTTCCGACGTCTTCAAGACGCCGTTTGTGATCGGCATTGCCGGATCCGTTGCCGTGGGCAAATCGACGACCGCGCGTGTTCTGAAAGAACTTCTGGCGCGTTGGCCATCCAGCCCGAAGGTCGACCTCGTGACGACCGACGGCTTCCTGTATCCGAACGCGCATCTGGTGAAGAACGGCATCCTGAACCGCAAAGGCTTCCCGGAAAGCTACGACATCGGTGCGCTCCTGCGCTTCCTGTCGGCGATCAAGGCGGGACTGCCGAATGTCAAGGCGCCCAGCTATTCGCACTTGACCTATGACGTATTGCCGAACGAGCACCGGGTGATCGACCGTCCGGATATCCTGATCTTCGAGGGCATCAACGTCCTTCAGTCGCGCAACCTTCCGGCCGACGGCAAGATCGTGCCGATGGTCTCGGACTTCTTCGACTTCTCGATCTATATCGACGCCGATGAGAACGCGACCCACCGCTGGTATGTCGACCGCTTCATGAAACTGCGGCAGACCGCGTTCCGCGATCCTAACTCCTACTTCCATCGCTATGCTACCATCAGTGAGGACGAGGCCAAGGAGATCGCCGAGGGCCTCTGGACGAATATCAACCTGAAGAACCTCAGGGAAAACATCCTGCCGACCCGGCCACGCGCCGATCTCATCCTGCGCAAGGGTGACAATCACCTCGTCGAAACCGTGGCGCTGAGAAAACTGTAG
- the hisH gene encoding imidazole glycerol phosphate synthase subunit HisH — protein sequence MRVAIIDYGSGNLRSATKAFERAAREAGLNAEIELTDKADRVAIADRIVLPGVGAYADCRKGLDAVPGMHDAITEVVETKGRPFFGICVGMQLMSSRGLEKTVTDGFGWIEGDVVEMTPSDPSLKIPQIGWNTLTLNRPHPLFSGIPTGPDGLHAYFVHSYHLAARKREDVIATTEYGGAMTAFVGRDNMVGAQFHPEKSQALGLKLIANFLTWTP from the coding sequence ATGCGTGTAGCTATCATCGACTACGGCTCGGGCAATCTGCGCTCGGCCACCAAGGCCTTTGAACGGGCCGCCCGCGAGGCCGGCCTTAACGCCGAAATCGAACTCACCGACAAGGCGGACCGTGTCGCCATCGCCGACCGAATCGTGCTTCCGGGTGTCGGGGCCTATGCCGACTGCCGCAAGGGGCTCGATGCCGTTCCCGGCATGCATGACGCGATCACGGAAGTGGTTGAGACCAAGGGGCGTCCCTTTTTCGGTATCTGCGTCGGAATGCAGCTCATGTCGTCGCGTGGTCTCGAGAAGACCGTGACCGACGGCTTCGGCTGGATTGAAGGCGATGTCGTCGAAATGACGCCGTCCGATCCATCCCTCAAGATCCCCCAGATCGGCTGGAACACGCTGACGCTCAACCGACCGCATCCCTTGTTTTCGGGCATTCCGACGGGACCGGACGGGCTGCACGCCTATTTCGTCCATTCCTATCACCTCGCTGCGCGCAAGCGCGAGGATGTCATCGCTACGACTGAATATGGTGGCGCGATGACGGCCTTTGTCGGCCGCGACAACATGGTGGGTGCGCAATTCCACCCCGAGAAGAGCCAGGCACTCGGCCTGAAGCTGATCGCCAATTTTCTGACCTGGACGCCCTGA
- a CDS encoding DUF1402 family protein has protein sequence MVAITLAGLVPAVSLADDKVPSGNRNAEQPAIPGASVRRTKAGKTSFDLKYEKVRDLLKTDSKLVGKLKKTAAAYGIAPIHMVGAIVGEHTYNVDAYDSLQSYYVKAASYAGNSFRFGYKDESIADFVGRPEFAECNGYSDSYRLWTCREDVWQDRFRGKSVGGKSYPNNRFSAVFFQPFYAGQTFGLGQINPLTALMLSDLVHQKSGYARLDENDAAGVYKAIMDPDISLAFMAAVIRKSIDDYRQIADVDISGNPGVTATLFNIGGSQQRARALAAKRASGAANWPEENYYGWLINDRLDELESLL, from the coding sequence ATCGTCGCCATTACGCTCGCCGGGCTTGTGCCCGCAGTGTCGCTTGCTGACGACAAGGTCCCCTCGGGAAATCGCAATGCCGAACAGCCGGCCATTCCCGGCGCCTCCGTGCGGCGTACCAAAGCGGGCAAGACCAGCTTCGATCTGAAATATGAAAAGGTCCGCGATCTCCTGAAGACGGACTCGAAGCTGGTGGGCAAGCTCAAGAAGACGGCCGCCGCCTATGGCATTGCGCCCATCCACATGGTGGGTGCCATCGTCGGCGAGCACACCTACAATGTCGACGCCTATGACAGCCTCCAGAGCTATTACGTGAAGGCCGCATCTTACGCCGGCAACAGCTTCCGATTCGGCTACAAGGACGAGAGCATTGCCGACTTCGTCGGCCGGCCGGAATTTGCCGAATGCAACGGCTATTCTGACTCCTACCGTCTCTGGACCTGCCGCGAAGATGTGTGGCAGGATCGCTTCCGCGGCAAATCCGTCGGCGGCAAGTCCTATCCGAACAATCGCTTCAGCGCCGTGTTCTTCCAGCCCTTCTATGCGGGTCAGACCTTTGGTCTGGGGCAGATCAATCCTTTGACGGCCCTCATGCTGTCGGATCTCGTGCATCAGAAGTCCGGCTATGCCCGGCTCGACGAGAACGACGCGGCGGGCGTCTACAAGGCGATCATGGATCCCGACATCTCGCTCGCCTTCATGGCAGCGGTCATCCGCAAGTCGATTGACGACTACAGACAGATTGCCGATGTCGATATCTCGGGGAACCCGGGTGTTACGGCGACGCTTTTCAACATTGGCGGCTCGCAGCAGCGGGCCCGTGCTCTGGCGGCAAAGCGGGCGAGCGGTGCGGCGAATTGGCCGGAAGAGAACTATTACGGCTGGCTGATCAATGATCGGCTGGACGAGTTGGAGTCCCTGCTCTAA
- a CDS encoding cytochrome P450 — protein sequence MDASLRKSTFEPPAPVPRTVPPSRLEIIRTVLRNPLELWGQPSYTWPWIVTRFFGQTTIIANDPGLIRHVLVDNASNYEMSEIRQLVLRPILRDGLLTAEGPVWKRSRKAMAPVFTPRHARGFARQMREQSELFLERYEAGTEGVVRDIAVDMTELTYAILSETLFSGGIVSEQGDFAKDVDDLLHSMGRIDPLDLLKAPRWIPRLTRIRGLGVLRKFRELVRRTMDHRRAIIKTDRENAPDDFLTLLLELEGPDGLTSEEIEDNILTFIGAGHETTARALAWTLYCVAHCPDVRDAMEREIDEVIASGADPVDWLEQMPHVRASFEEAMRLYPPAPSINRDAIADDRYTAPSGETVEIAKGATVLVMPWTLHRHELYWDKPRIFDPSRFLPGEREKIGRFQYLPFGAGPRVCIGATFALQEAVIALAVLMQRYRFATTPQTKPWPVQKLTTQPAGGLPMRVTPRKP from the coding sequence ATGGACGCCAGTCTGCGCAAATCGACTTTCGAGCCGCCGGCGCCTGTGCCGCGGACGGTCCCGCCCAGCCGACTGGAAATCATCCGCACAGTGCTGAGGAACCCGCTCGAACTTTGGGGGCAGCCGTCCTACACCTGGCCCTGGATCGTCACTCGCTTTTTTGGCCAGACCACCATCATTGCCAATGACCCAGGTCTGATCCGCCACGTGCTCGTCGACAACGCCTCGAATTACGAGATGTCCGAGATCCGCCAGCTTGTCCTGCGCCCCATTCTGCGCGATGGCCTACTGACGGCCGAAGGTCCCGTGTGGAAACGCTCGCGCAAGGCCATGGCGCCGGTCTTCACTCCTCGCCATGCCCGCGGCTTCGCCCGCCAGATGCGCGAGCAGAGCGAACTTTTTCTTGAACGTTACGAAGCGGGGACCGAGGGCGTCGTCCGCGATATCGCCGTCGACATGACCGAACTGACTTATGCGATCCTTTCCGAAACTCTCTTCTCCGGCGGGATCGTCTCCGAACAGGGCGATTTCGCCAAGGATGTCGACGATCTCCTGCACAGCATGGGACGGATCGATCCGCTGGACTTGTTGAAAGCTCCGAGATGGATCCCGCGCCTGACCCGAATCCGGGGTCTCGGCGTCTTGCGCAAGTTCCGCGAACTCGTGCGACGGACGATGGATCACCGCCGGGCCATCATCAAGACGGATCGGGAGAACGCACCGGACGATTTCTTGACATTGCTTCTCGAGCTGGAAGGACCTGACGGTCTGACCTCGGAAGAGATCGAGGACAATATCCTGACCTTCATCGGGGCCGGGCACGAGACGACGGCGCGTGCCCTGGCCTGGACCTTGTATTGCGTGGCCCACTGTCCGGATGTCAGGGACGCAATGGAGCGGGAAATCGATGAGGTCATAGCGTCCGGCGCCGATCCGGTCGATTGGCTTGAGCAGATGCCGCATGTGCGAGCCTCTTTCGAAGAGGCGATGCGGCTCTATCCGCCGGCGCCCTCAATCAACCGCGATGCGATCGCCGACGATCGCTATACGGCGCCCAGTGGCGAGACCGTCGAGATTGCGAAGGGCGCCACTGTCCTTGTCATGCCCTGGACGCTGCATCGCCACGAGCTTTACTGGGACAAGCCACGGATCTTTGACCCCTCCCGCTTTCTGCCAGGGGAGCGCGAGAAGATCGGCCGCTTTCAGTATCTGCCATTTGGCGCCGGTCCACGCGTCTGCATCGGCGCCACCTTTGCGTTACAGGAAGCCGTGATCGCGCTCGCGGTGCTGATGCAGCGAT
- the hslV gene encoding ATP-dependent protease subunit HslV → MTTIVTVRKDGKVVMAGDGQVSLGQTVMKGNARKVRRIGKGGDVIAGFAGATADAFTLLDRLEKKLEQYPGQLMRAAVELAKDWRTDKYLRNLEAMMLVADKSITLAITGNGDVLEPEHGTIAIGSGGNFAYAAARALMDTERSAEDIARRALTIAGEICVYTNNNMVVETLDAD, encoded by the coding sequence ATGACAACGATTGTTACCGTACGCAAGGACGGCAAGGTGGTGATGGCCGGTGACGGACAGGTCAGCCTTGGCCAGACCGTGATGAAGGGCAATGCCCGCAAGGTCCGCCGCATCGGCAAGGGCGGCGATGTGATCGCAGGCTTTGCCGGCGCGACAGCCGATGCCTTTACGCTGCTCGATCGCCTCGAAAAGAAGCTCGAACAATATCCCGGCCAGCTGATGCGCGCAGCCGTCGAGCTCGCCAAGGACTGGCGCACTGACAAGTATCTGCGCAATCTCGAAGCCATGATGCTGGTGGCCGACAAGTCGATCACGCTCGCGATCACCGGCAATGGTGATGTGTTGGAACCCGAACACGGCACCATCGCCATCGGCTCCGGCGGCAACTTCGCCTATGCTGCTGCCCGCGCCCTCATGGATACAGAGCGCTCGGCGGAGGACATCGCCCGGCGCGCTCTGACCATCGCCGGCGAGATCTGCGTCTACACCAACAACAACATGGTGGTCGAAACCCTCGACGCCGACTGA
- the hslU gene encoding ATP-dependent protease ATPase subunit HslU, with amino-acid sequence MTNFSPREIVSELDRHIIGQHDAKRAVAIALRNRWRRQQLSEDLRDEVMPKNILMIGPTGVGKTEISRRLAKLAGAPFIKVEATKFTEVGYVGRDVEQIIRDLVEIGIALIRDKKRLEVQAKAHQLAEERVLDALVGATASPATRDSFRKKLRNGELDDKEIDIEVADSGSGAPGFEVPGMPGANIGILNLSEMFGKAMGNRTKKVRTTVKASYADLIRDESDKLIDNEVIQREALRSVENDGIVFLDEIDKIAAREGAMGAGVSREGVQRDLLPLVEGTTVATKYGPVKTDHILFIASGAFHVSKPSDLLPELQGRLPIRVELKPLTKEDFRRILTETEASLIRQYKALMATEELNLDFTEDAIDALADVAVQLNETVENIGARRLQTVMERVLDEISFHAPDRGGSEVMIDSAYVQEHVGDLAANTDLSRYIL; translated from the coding sequence ATGACCAATTTCTCCCCGCGCGAGATCGTTTCCGAGCTCGACCGCCATATCATCGGCCAGCATGACGCCAAGCGCGCGGTCGCGATCGCCTTGCGCAACCGCTGGCGCCGCCAGCAGCTTTCGGAAGATCTGCGCGACGAGGTGATGCCGAAGAATATCCTGATGATCGGACCGACCGGCGTCGGCAAGACGGAAATCTCCCGCCGCCTGGCCAAGCTCGCCGGCGCGCCCTTCATCAAGGTGGAGGCGACAAAGTTCACCGAAGTCGGTTATGTCGGCCGCGATGTCGAGCAGATCATCCGCGATCTGGTCGAGATCGGCATCGCACTCATCCGCGACAAGAAGCGTCTGGAAGTGCAGGCCAAGGCGCATCAGCTGGCCGAAGAGCGCGTGCTCGATGCCCTTGTCGGCGCCACGGCATCTCCGGCTACACGGGACAGCTTCCGCAAGAAGCTCCGCAACGGCGAGCTCGATGACAAGGAAATCGATATCGAAGTGGCCGACAGCGGCTCCGGCGCGCCCGGCTTCGAAGTTCCCGGCATGCCCGGTGCCAACATCGGCATCCTCAACCTGTCGGAAATGTTCGGCAAGGCCATGGGTAACCGTACCAAGAAGGTCCGGACCACCGTCAAGGCATCCTATGCCGACCTGATCCGTGATGAATCGGACAAGCTCATCGACAATGAAGTCATCCAGCGGGAAGCGCTGCGTTCCGTCGAAAATGACGGCATCGTCTTCCTCGACGAGATCGACAAGATCGCCGCCCGCGAAGGTGCCATGGGCGCCGGTGTTTCGCGCGAAGGCGTGCAGCGTGACCTCCTGCCGCTGGTCGAAGGGACGACGGTCGCGACCAAATACGGTCCGGTGAAGACCGACCACATCCTCTTCATCGCGTCTGGCGCATTTCATGTGTCCAAGCCCTCCGACCTTCTGCCGGAGCTTCAGGGCCGCCTGCCGATCCGCGTCGAGCTGAAGCCACTGACCAAGGAAGATTTCCGCCGCATCCTGACAGAGACCGAAGCGAGCCTGATCCGCCAGTACAAGGCGCTGATGGCAACCGAGGAGCTCAATCTCGACTTCACCGAGGATGCGATCGATGCTCTCGCCGATGTCGCGGTTCAGCTCAACGAAACGGTTGAGAACATCGGTGCCCGTCGCCTGCAGACGGTGATGGAGCGGGTGCTCGACGAGATTTCCTTCCATGCACCGGACCGCGGTGGCTCGGAAGTGATGATCGACTCGGCTTATGTGCAGGAGCATGTCGGCGATCTCGCCGCCAACACGGACCTTAGCCGCTACATCCTGTGA
- the hisF gene encoding imidazole glycerol phosphate synthase subunit HisF translates to MTLKARVIPCLDVKDGRVVKGVNFVDLIDAGDPVEAAKAYDAAGADELCFLDITASSDNRDTIFDVVAQTADHCFMPLTVGGGVRAVADIRKLLLCGADKVSINSAAVKNPDFVAEAADKFGNQCIVVSIDAKKVSAAGETDRWEIFTHGGRQPTGIDAVEFAVKMVERGAGELLVTSMDRDGTKSGYDIGLTRTIADSVRVPVIASGGVGNLDDLVAGIRDGHATAVLAASIFHFGTYSIAEAKAHMAAAGIAMRLD, encoded by the coding sequence ATGACACTCAAGGCCCGCGTGATCCCCTGCCTCGACGTCAAGGACGGCCGCGTCGTCAAGGGCGTCAACTTCGTCGATCTGATCGATGCCGGTGATCCGGTCGAGGCGGCCAAGGCCTACGATGCAGCCGGCGCCGACGAGCTCTGCTTCCTCGACATCACCGCATCCTCGGACAATCGTGACACGATCTTCGACGTGGTCGCCCAGACGGCCGATCATTGCTTCATGCCGCTGACGGTCGGTGGTGGCGTTCGCGCCGTTGCCGATATCCGCAAGCTGCTGCTTTGCGGCGCCGACAAGGTGTCGATCAATTCGGCAGCGGTGAAGAACCCCGATTTTGTCGCGGAAGCCGCCGACAAGTTCGGCAACCAGTGCATCGTCGTGTCGATCGATGCGAAGAAGGTTTCAGCTGCGGGCGAAACGGATCGCTGGGAGATCTTCACCCATGGCGGACGCCAGCCGACCGGGATCGATGCGGTGGAATTCGCGGTGAAGATGGTCGAGCGCGGGGCCGGCGAACTTCTGGTCACGTCCATGGACCGGGATGGCACCAAGAGCGGCTACGATATCGGCCTCACCCGCACGATCGCCGACAGCGTTCGCGTCCCCGTCATCGCCTCGGGCGGCGTTGGCAATCTGGACGATCTGGTCGCGGGTATTCGCGATGGGCATGCGACCGCCGTGCTTGCCGCCTCGATCTTCCACTTCGGCACCTATTCGATTGCAGAGGCGAAGGCCCATATGGCCGCAGCCGGCATCGCCATGCGTCTCGACTGA
- a CDS encoding alpha-ketoglutarate-dependent dioxygenase AlkB family protein, which produces MAAAKAEISLSSGLRYLPGRLAREEQESLVEIIRGVVTDAPLYVPVMPGSGRPMSVRMTNCGPLGWVTDKERGYRYQATHPMTGKRWPAIPDVLLDLWRELSGYPKDPEACLVNFYADDAKMGLHQDRDESEFAAPVLSISLGNTCLFRIGGLARTDRTQSLKLESGDVFLLGGEGRLCFHGVDRIYPGTSTLLKSGGRINLTLRRVNP; this is translated from the coding sequence ATGGCCGCAGCGAAAGCCGAGATCAGTCTTTCATCCGGTCTTCGGTACCTGCCTGGCCGGCTGGCGCGTGAGGAGCAGGAAAGCCTTGTCGAGATCATTCGCGGTGTCGTGACCGATGCACCGCTTTACGTGCCGGTCATGCCTGGCTCCGGCAGGCCCATGTCTGTCCGGATGACGAATTGCGGACCGCTCGGCTGGGTGACGGACAAGGAGCGCGGCTATCGTTATCAGGCAACCCACCCGATGACGGGCAAGCGATGGCCGGCAATTCCGGACGTTCTTCTTGATCTCTGGCGCGAGCTTTCAGGCTATCCGAAAGATCCGGAGGCCTGCCTCGTCAATTTCTATGCCGACGATGCCAAGATGGGCCTGCATCAGGACCGCGACGAATCGGAATTTGCCGCACCGGTGCTCTCGATCTCACTCGGCAATACCTGCCTGTTTCGCATCGGGGGATTGGCACGGACCGATCGCACCCAATCGCTGAAGCTGGAAAGCGGCGATGTTTTCTTGCTGGGAGGGGAGGGGCGCCTCTGCTTCCACGGGGTCGATCGAATCTATCCCGGGACCTCGACCCTTCTGAAATCGGGTGGGCGCATCAATCTGACCCTGCGCCGGGTCAATCCGTAG